In Desulfomonile tiedjei DSM 6799, a genomic segment contains:
- a CDS encoding pyridoxamine 5'-phosphate oxidase family protein, giving the protein MTNQDLEKTVLQFMDSYTTMSLACCSEGQPWVAAVYYARDGFDLIFFSSPQSRHATFLAENPRAAATIHGDYKGWKEIKGLQLEGLVEPITGVTAKTRALTTYLLRYPFVKDFISRPGLIADGLAGKMAKIALYVFRPDYVFFVDNEVGFGKRQKLEIRNGNVI; this is encoded by the coding sequence ATGACTAATCAAGATCTGGAAAAAACCGTGCTCCAGTTCATGGACTCATACACCACTATGTCTCTGGCATGCTGCAGCGAAGGACAACCATGGGTGGCTGCTGTTTATTATGCACGAGATGGGTTCGATCTCATATTCTTCTCTTCTCCCCAATCCCGACATGCAACATTCCTCGCAGAAAATCCCAGGGCAGCGGCAACAATTCACGGAGATTACAAGGGCTGGAAGGAAATCAAAGGGCTGCAATTGGAGGGCCTCGTCGAGCCAATCACAGGTGTTACCGCAAAGACCCGTGCATTGACGACCTATTTACTCCGGTATCCTTTCGTCAAGGATTTCATTTCTCGACCCGGACTGATTGCTGACGGTCTCGCGGGTAAGATGGCAAAAATTGCTCTGTATGTATTTCGGCCGGACTACGTCTTCTTTGTTGATAATGAAGTCGGATTTGGAAAAAGACAGAAATTGGAAATCCGAAACGGAAACGTCATTTAG
- a CDS encoding cytidylate kinase family protein → MNIITVSRLVGSYGDDIASKVAEKMGLEFVGRTGLHELAMSCDLEYREACTLYETEHGPGFFERLFFDRPSHKSLFEALTYEQAGRGNVVMVGRGAQIVLHDLPGVFCVGVIASRVNRVQRIMQKLGIPLEEAEYYVDKYDAERITLIKTVFDKDPTDLMLYNLLINTDHYTAENAADVIVHAIGKMDKRPDGDQLVETLKNMALAKRIEALVRRKLTSAVAGNVEISAEPGGVIRISGRIREKADRARVEKIAAEYSGVTQVVNELKVTDLTFRV, encoded by the coding sequence ATGAATATCATAACCGTATCACGGCTCGTCGGCTCGTATGGAGACGATATTGCGTCCAAAGTAGCGGAGAAAATGGGGCTGGAATTTGTCGGACGCACTGGTTTGCATGAGCTGGCCATGAGCTGCGATCTCGAATACCGCGAAGCGTGCACTTTGTACGAGACAGAACACGGCCCTGGCTTCTTCGAGCGTCTCTTTTTTGACAGACCTTCCCATAAAAGCCTTTTCGAAGCACTCACCTACGAGCAGGCCGGCAGGGGAAACGTCGTAATGGTCGGTCGGGGAGCCCAGATCGTGCTTCACGATCTTCCCGGTGTGTTTTGTGTGGGTGTTATTGCCTCTCGCGTCAATCGCGTTCAGCGCATTATGCAAAAACTCGGAATTCCCTTGGAAGAAGCAGAATATTACGTAGACAAGTACGATGCAGAACGAATCACCCTGATCAAAACGGTTTTTGATAAGGATCCTACAGACTTAATGCTGTACAATCTGCTTATCAATACCGATCATTACACTGCAGAAAATGCTGCGGACGTAATCGTGCATGCAATCGGCAAAATGGATAAACGGCCAGATGGCGACCAGCTTGTGGAAACCCTGAAGAATATGGCTCTGGCAAAAAGAATTGAAGCCCTCGTGCGAAGGAAGCTCACTTCTGCAGTAGCTGGTAACGTTGAGATCAGCGCCGAACCCGGGGGCGTAATTCGGATATCCGGACGCATACGCGAAAAGGCTGACCGGGCCAGGGTGGAAAAGATTGCTGCGGAATACTCCGGAGTCACGCAAGTGGTGAACGAATTAAAAGTTACCGACCTCACTTTTCGCGTGTAA
- a CDS encoding TRAP transporter large permease, with translation MSPEFVAVAMFGTLFVVLFMGHPLAFSLGAVAVLFGLLGWGGSPDQIFGIFANKTYGVMEEYVLVAVPLFIFMAQMLDASGVAEKLFHTMHVLWGPVRGGLGIAVILVCTVFAASTGVVGATEVAIGLLAAPNLLKRGYDIPMTAGCICAGGTLGILIPPSIMLVVYGGLTNISVGKLFAAAMLPGLTLSSLYIIYVAVRCGLNPKMGPPLPKEERTQSAKQKLGMVFTSLIPPLFLIFMVLGSIVAGIATTTEAAGLGAIGAMLLALAYRRLTWAAIVDSATATMKITCMVMVLFLGGNAFQSIFMGLGGGDAVSSVLLGLQVSPYVVLFIMMGIVFFLGMFIDWLGILLIVIPVFTPVAQELGFDPLWFGTLICVNLQMAFLTPPFGYSLFYLRGIAPPEMTMGLIYKGVIPFICLQWIGLIACVMYQPLIMYLPTALFGE, from the coding sequence ATGAGCCCTGAATTCGTTGCCGTCGCCATGTTCGGGACCCTTTTCGTGGTGCTGTTCATGGGACATCCCCTGGCTTTTTCACTGGGTGCGGTGGCGGTCCTGTTCGGACTTCTTGGGTGGGGAGGTTCTCCGGATCAGATTTTCGGTATATTTGCCAATAAAACGTATGGAGTCATGGAGGAGTACGTTCTCGTCGCTGTCCCTCTCTTTATCTTTATGGCCCAGATGCTGGATGCTTCCGGGGTGGCGGAAAAGCTCTTTCATACCATGCACGTCCTGTGGGGGCCTGTACGAGGAGGACTCGGAATTGCCGTAATCCTTGTTTGTACTGTGTTCGCGGCATCAACGGGCGTGGTAGGCGCGACGGAAGTTGCCATCGGGCTTCTTGCTGCACCGAATCTGTTGAAGCGGGGCTATGACATCCCCATGACCGCCGGATGCATCTGCGCTGGTGGTACTCTGGGAATTCTTATTCCTCCCAGTATCATGCTGGTGGTGTACGGCGGACTAACGAACATATCCGTGGGTAAGCTGTTCGCTGCCGCAATGTTACCCGGATTGACGTTATCTTCTCTCTACATCATCTATGTGGCTGTTCGCTGCGGTCTTAACCCTAAGATGGGGCCTCCGCTTCCCAAAGAAGAGCGAACGCAATCAGCAAAGCAAAAGCTTGGGATGGTATTCACTTCCTTGATTCCGCCTCTGTTTCTGATTTTCATGGTCCTCGGAAGTATCGTGGCCGGAATAGCGACCACAACGGAGGCTGCAGGTCTTGGTGCGATTGGGGCAATGCTTTTGGCCCTTGCCTATCGACGCCTTACATGGGCTGCAATTGTGGATTCCGCAACAGCCACGATGAAGATCACCTGTATGGTCATGGTTCTGTTTCTCGGAGGAAACGCGTTTCAGTCGATCTTCATGGGTCTTGGGGGCGGTGATGCGGTTTCGAGTGTATTATTAGGCCTTCAGGTAAGCCCCTATGTGGTTCTCTTTATCATGATGGGTATCGTATTTTTTCTCGGCATGTTCATTGACTGGCTAGGGATTTTGCTCATTGTAATTCCGGTGTTTACGCCGGTTGCTCAAGAACTCGGGTTCGATCCACTGTGGTTCGGCACTCTCATCTGCGTGAATCTTCAGATGGCTTTTCTTACGCCACCATTCGGGTATTCGCTGTTTTACTTGAGAGGCATTGCCCCGCCTGAAATGACCATGGGCCTCATCTACAAGGGTGTGATTCCATTTATTTGTCTGCAATGGATTGGATTGATTGCGTGCGTTATGTATCAGCCTTTGATAATGTATCTTCCAACCGCCCTTTTCGGGGAATAA
- a CDS encoding TRAP transporter small permease subunit — MKKFVRAVDVFNEFFGKNMALLILPLVFVVVYEVIARKIFHSPTVWAFEVTVWLYGAHFMLGAAYTHLHDRHVRIDILSQKLPEKVQIWLSVITFWLLFVPFVGGLSYAAVSYAAHSWASWEHSWSAWKPPLYLYKTVMPVGLLLLFLQGAANFVRDIYRLKGEEI, encoded by the coding sequence ATGAAGAAGTTCGTCCGCGCTGTGGACGTGTTCAACGAATTCTTTGGTAAGAACATGGCCTTGCTCATCTTGCCGCTTGTCTTCGTGGTGGTGTACGAAGTTATAGCCAGGAAAATATTTCATTCTCCTACCGTCTGGGCTTTTGAAGTCACGGTTTGGCTTTACGGAGCTCACTTCATGCTCGGTGCGGCTTATACGCACCTCCATGATCGTCACGTCCGAATAGACATTTTGTCCCAGAAGCTTCCGGAAAAAGTTCAAATTTGGCTGTCAGTCATCACATTCTGGCTATTATTCGTTCCTTTTGTTGGCGGCCTTTCTTACGCTGCCGTATCGTACGCCGCACATTCATGGGCAAGCTGGGAACATAGCTGGAGTGCATGGAAACCTCCGCTCTACCTGTACAAGACAGTTATGCCCGTCGGGCTCCTGTTACTTTTCCTTCAAGGAGCGGCCAACTTCGTGCGAGATATCTATAGGCTGAAAGGGGAAGAGATATGA
- a CDS encoding TRAP transporter substrate-binding protein, whose product MKRVALALLVLVTAFAFGITASNSFAQEKPAKKIEKFGEDQRAKEWKGKRWTTSDKKFTWRASDPWGGLIFHDFLIHFADSVRAASGGRLDIKVFQTGAIVPAMETFDAVSKGTLDMGHAWPGYWKGKNEAFVAFASVPFGLDVEGYNIWYYERGGAKMLNDLYAPFNMVGFFCGNSGQELGIHSNKKATKMEDFKGMKVRTVGWYQDILNLLGANVTPLPGPEIYLALERGVIDGCEFSSPAINLPQGYHEITKFVIEPGVHQPSCQTDIFINKKKWDELPDDLKAIVEICAKETQLWSTAWIENLNIGAIEQMGKKVEYVQMDDATIIEFARVSKKYLDDLGAKSPDVKKVLDSQEQFKKDFAPWRKMRGGIAPWPHEQLIKGQLYQ is encoded by the coding sequence ATGAAAAGAGTGGCTTTGGCGTTATTAGTGCTCGTGACTGCGTTCGCTTTTGGCATCACGGCAAGCAACTCGTTTGCTCAGGAAAAACCTGCGAAAAAAATCGAGAAATTCGGCGAAGATCAGAGAGCCAAAGAATGGAAAGGGAAGAGATGGACCACATCTGACAAGAAGTTTACCTGGCGTGCGAGTGACCCCTGGGGAGGTCTGATCTTCCACGATTTCCTGATTCATTTCGCTGACAGCGTACGAGCTGCAAGCGGCGGTCGGCTTGATATCAAGGTCTTCCAGACCGGTGCGATCGTACCCGCAATGGAGACCTTCGATGCCGTGTCAAAGGGCACTCTCGACATGGGCCATGCCTGGCCCGGTTACTGGAAAGGGAAGAACGAGGCCTTTGTGGCATTTGCCTCCGTTCCGTTCGGTCTTGATGTAGAGGGATACAACATTTGGTACTACGAGCGCGGCGGAGCAAAGATGTTGAACGACCTCTATGCACCCTTCAACATGGTTGGGTTCTTCTGTGGCAATTCCGGTCAGGAACTTGGTATTCACTCAAATAAAAAGGCCACGAAGATGGAAGACTTCAAGGGGATGAAGGTAAGGACGGTGGGGTGGTACCAGGATATCCTGAACCTGCTCGGCGCCAACGTGACACCGCTTCCGGGCCCGGAAATCTACCTGGCATTGGAAAGAGGCGTCATTGACGGATGCGAATTCAGTAGCCCGGCAATCAATCTTCCACAAGGGTACCACGAGATCACAAAATTCGTGATCGAGCCGGGTGTGCATCAGCCGAGCTGTCAGACAGATATCTTCATAAACAAGAAGAAATGGGACGAACTCCCGGACGATCTGAAAGCTATCGTTGAGATCTGTGCGAAAGAGACGCAACTCTGGTCCACGGCCTGGATCGAAAACCTCAATATCGGGGCAATCGAGCAAATGGGCAAGAAAGTGGAATACGTTCAGATGGACGATGCCACCATCATCGAATTCGCCAGGGTCAGTAAGAAGTACCTCGATGACCTGGGTGCCAAGAGTCCCGATGTGAAGAAAGTCCTGGATTCGCAAGAGCAGTTCAAAAAAGACTTTGCCCCCTGGCGCAAAATGCGAGGCGGCATAGCGCCGTGGCCGCACGAGCAGCTCATCAAGGGGCAACTCTACCAGTAG
- a CDS encoding (Fe-S)-binding protein: MAKHMNVEKIAKSMSTLDIHDYGDVLQCMRCGSCLPYCPTYRTDGIETQSPRGRVAMIKAVIDGRLTPEEEFARHMYHCLDCRNCQTVCPAGVKVGELVLEARHRIEQHTPQPLLKRFILESAIRDQTKLSRYLSPLRLYQNLGIQRLVRRSHILQSLSSDLDFMESLLPRLPDRPLIDTIPEIIPAAGQEKGKVGFFLGCAMNLVFADISRDTIHCLTQAGYTVIVPKSQQCCGTPNIAEGERKIYREMAEHNVSLFERHDVDAIVSDCAACGMELKSYRETLAPVTRASKRAEMFSGKVKDISEFLVSAFGPHSDFGSLGEKVCFHDPCHLRHGQNLVSPQRELLRRIPDLFLVDVPDEGQCCGSAGIYNITHRERSMKILEAKIAAIDKTGADRVITSNPGCLMQLQFAREQWKKSWSLSHISQVIRMSLEHKEA; this comes from the coding sequence CGTTGAAAAAATAGCCAAGTCCATGTCCACGCTGGACATTCATGATTACGGAGACGTCCTGCAATGCATGCGATGCGGCTCATGCCTCCCTTATTGTCCTACCTACCGCACAGATGGAATCGAAACGCAGTCACCGCGAGGCCGAGTGGCCATGATCAAGGCAGTAATCGATGGACGGTTGACGCCTGAAGAAGAGTTCGCCCGGCATATGTACCACTGCCTGGATTGTCGCAATTGTCAGACAGTCTGTCCTGCGGGAGTAAAAGTAGGTGAATTGGTGCTCGAAGCACGCCACAGAATCGAGCAGCACACCCCACAACCGCTTCTGAAGCGTTTCATTCTCGAATCTGCCATTCGCGATCAGACGAAGCTTTCCCGCTATCTTTCCCCTTTGCGATTATATCAGAATCTCGGAATCCAACGGTTAGTTCGCCGATCTCACATACTCCAATCGCTCTCGTCAGACCTGGATTTTATGGAGTCGCTTTTGCCCCGACTTCCCGATCGACCGCTGATCGATACGATCCCGGAAATTATACCCGCTGCAGGTCAGGAAAAGGGCAAAGTAGGTTTCTTTCTCGGATGCGCAATGAATTTGGTCTTTGCGGACATCAGTCGAGACACCATTCATTGTCTGACACAAGCCGGTTACACGGTAATAGTGCCCAAGAGCCAACAATGCTGCGGCACACCCAATATTGCGGAAGGTGAACGCAAGATCTACCGGGAGATGGCCGAACACAATGTGTCTCTTTTCGAGAGACATGATGTAGACGCCATCGTGAGTGATTGCGCCGCATGCGGCATGGAACTCAAGTCGTATAGAGAGACTCTGGCTCCGGTGACTCGGGCTTCGAAAAGAGCCGAGATGTTCTCGGGAAAAGTCAAAGACATTTCGGAATTCCTGGTTTCCGCATTCGGCCCGCATAGCGACTTTGGTTCCCTTGGCGAGAAGGTGTGTTTCCACGATCCATGTCATTTGCGTCACGGTCAGAATCTTGTCTCGCCTCAGCGAGAGCTCTTGCGTCGAATTCCGGACCTCTTCCTGGTCGATGTTCCGGATGAAGGTCAGTGCTGCGGATCTGCGGGGATATACAATATCACCCATCGTGAACGCTCCATGAAGATACTTGAGGCGAAGATTGCAGCTATCGATAAGACTGGTGCAGATCGGGTGATAACATCCAATCCGGGTTGTCTTATGCAGCTTCAATTCGCCCGGGAGCAGTGGAAAAAATCTTGGTCATTGTCGCACATATCTCAGGTTATCCGTATGTCATTGGAGCACAAAGAAGCGTGA